The Lycium barbarum isolate Lr01 chromosome 9, ASM1917538v2, whole genome shotgun sequence genome has a segment encoding these proteins:
- the LOC132610813 gene encoding uncharacterized protein LOC132610813, producing the protein MNIFLTLENCNIATANSQLKKKRKEMEGEVVQLYELPYSDLMQLSSDKSLLAESNDSITRNVMENLGPDGPGLVAITGVPEASNLRGTLLPLAPKLALLNNDHRNRLLKEHNLGSDVSLKNPNRNVSSFSMQLKYEQCFERSDCLVDDVEFGNRDNEEVDQDEFKKLGCTFKELGYCMMDLGLRLAQICDKVIGGQELQQSLLESGTAKGRLIHYHSAVDNDIVREAAKRNGQAKAKNGKVNKNEVSKDQSNGYGLWQQWHYDYGIFTLLTVPMFLLSSHQETPAAINNNSPVSSEHEFPSPCGHTYLQIFDPKKNQVFMVKAPSESLILQVGEAADILSKGKLRATLHCVCRPPKVNNLSRETFVVFLQPAWSKKFSLLDYPLELLALSGQQCGVCTKGTEQSTHVSKELSHDIQKIVPPLLSRMKDGMTFAEFSRETTKLYYGGKGLQSNG; encoded by the exons ATGAACATTTTCCTCACTTTGGAAAATTGCAACATTGCGACAGCTAACAGCCAgctgaagaagaaaagaaaagagatggAAGGAGAAGTAGTACAACTGTACGAGCTTCCCTACTCTGATTTAATGCAACTGTCTTCAGACAAATCTTTATTAGCAGAATCAAATGACTCAATTACCAGAAATGTAATGGAAAACCTAGGGCCAGATGGACCAGGACTTGTGGCAATCACAGGTGTTCCAGAAGCTTCCAATCTCCGTGGAACTCTTCTGCCTTTAGCTCCAAAACTTGCTCTTCTCAATAATGATCATCGCAACCGCCTTCTTAAG GAACACAATCTGGGAAGTGATGTTTCTTTGAAGAATCCGAATAGAAATGTCTCCTCTTTTTCCATGCAATTGAAATATGAGCAGTGCTTTGAAAGAAGTGACTGTCTGGTTGATGATGTAGAATTTGGTAATCGGGATAATGAAGAGGTTGATCAGGATGAGTTTAAGAAATTAGGTTGCACCTTTAAGGAGCTAGGATATTGCATGATGGACCTAGGGCTTCGTCTTGCACAAATATGTGATAAGGTCATTGGGGGTCAAGAGCTGCAACAGAGCTTACTAGAGTCTGGCACAGCTAAAGGGCGTCTAATCCATTACCATTCCGCTGTTGACAATGATATTGTTAGAGAAGCTGCTAAAAGAAATGGACAGGCTAAAGCAAAAAATGGAAAAGTCAATAAGAATGAGGTATCGAAAGACCAATCAAATGGTTATGGTCTATGGCAGCAGTGGCATTATGATTATGGTATTTTCACTCTCTTAACAGTTCCTATGTTTCTGTTGTCCTCTCACCAAGAAACACCAGCAGCTATAAATAACAATTCACCGGTTTCTTCTGAGCATGAATTCCCCTCGCCCTGTGGGCACACATATCTTCAAATATTTGATCCCAAAAAGAATCAGGTCTTCATGGTGAAGGCACCTTCAGAGAGTCTCATTCTGCAGGTTGGAGAAGCAGCTGATATATTATCTAAGGGGAAGCTACGAGCAACACTTCATTGTGTTTGTAGACCACCAAAGGTCAATAACTTGAGCAGGGAAACATTTGTTGTCTTCTTGCAGCCAGCATGGAGCAAAAAATTCTCTCTTTTGGATTACCCACTTGAACTTTTAGCTTTAAGTGGTCAGCAGTGCGGGGTATGTACTAAAGGGACTGAACAGTCTACGCACGTGTCGAAGGAATTAAGTCATGATATTCAAAAGATTGTTCCACCACTTTTATCGAGGATGAAAGATGGGATGACATTTGCAGAATTTTCTCGTGAAACTACGAAACTATACTATGGTGGTAAAGGCTTACAGTCCAACGGATAG